The Sylvia atricapilla isolate bSylAtr1 chromosome 9, bSylAtr1.pri, whole genome shotgun sequence genomic sequence TGCCAAGCAAAGAATCTCACTTTTTCACAAATGCAGAACTAGGCAAGATGGGCAAAAACAgtttactgtttgttttctacTCCTTAGTGCATTTGTACTGTATATGTCTGTCTCTTatacaaaggaaaaagtgaTAAAAGGCAATTCAGGgttttgcagaaagaaattctgACATATTCCCACTCAAATTTAAGAAGTGTGGATGCTGTGGGGTCTAATCCAAAGCCAGGATGTCCTTCCATGGACAGAAATTGACTCTGGATCAGAACCATGTCCAGAGTCTGCTGGAAAAGGTGGTTGGATGAGTtataatttatgttttatttataggCAAAACTGTACAATGTCAATAAACACAGGTTTTTCAAACTGCTTTACTGAGCATTTTCACAGGAATCACCAATGTCAGTGATTTGTTTAACAGTAGTTTGTTACACTACACTGTGGTTCCAGTGGGATATATAGGAGCAGCAAATACTTCTCAGAACCAGCAACACCACTGAGTGTTGTTCAAAATGCAGACCTAGCATTCCTTAAAATTCCAGTTCTGCTGCCCTGACACACACCAGGGACACTTTGCCCTTCGGTCTTCCCCATCCTCATTTTGCTTTGTGGGGAGCCATCAGTATTTCTCACAGCTGAAGATACAGAGTGAGGCATTTAAATTATGTAGGCTATTTATTCATTGTGGGTCAGATTCTAAAGATATTCTTGCTTCTACACAACATTTAACCAAAAGTTGAAGGCTAGAGGAAGTCTTCCCTGTTCTACTCTTAAGTGAGTGAGTCCAGGCAAGCACAGTAGGTGCCATCCTGAAAGGATGCAGGCAGCCTGGCTAAGGATTGTTGTCCAGTTGTTGTGGAATCAACACTGACTAAATGACAGAAATGCCAGACAttatttatgaataaaaatttccctgagataataaaaataattctcacCTGTGCATGTGGGATGGATCCGCTGGCATCAACACTGATTCCACAACTACACTAATCCCAAAATGGTCAGAATCTGCCTATACAGTAATCCTAATTTTTCTAGATAGTGATTTAACTGTAAAACATGATTTTATGCCTTGTGTGCCACAGAGACAATGACTTCAAGAGAGATGTACATAGAGAAAGTGCTTTTTCTGAAGTCTGTAATAGCTGTGCACACTGTTTCTAACACAATGTGGTCGTTATTTGATATGAAATAGCAGTTTGGTCAGTAAAGTTTCAGAAGTTaaccaaaaatgaaatattaaaatcatGTGGTTATTAATCATGTCAAAGCATGGAATACAGTCCTTTAGTGCTAATAATTTAAGAACTGTATTAAACAGTTCCAAAGTGGTCTCTTGGCGTAACTTGGTTAACTCGTTCACCCAATTAGGTTGCAGTGTTTGCCTGGACACACCAGGTACACTTGGTTGTGACCCAGTTAGGccaattatttttcagaaatgctttggtAGACACATCATTCTTGTTGTGAAGGGATACCCTGGTGAACACCTTCCTGCAAACCCAGCCCAGAATTTAAATATCACCACTGAGATCACTGATCTGTGGCTGGGGAAGTGGAAGCCTCCTACGGTGGGACCTGGCTAAAGTGAATGCAGTGGTCACGTTTTATTGCACTGTCAACCCAATGGTCTGGATTCACTGCCCTGGCACAGTGCCCTTCTGGATTTGCCTGATCCAAACCCCACAATTACAGACAAATCCTGGATCAGAGCAGGATAAGCGCCTAATTTTATGGAGCTGCTCTTGGCACCAGCTCGAGCAAAAGACTTCACTCTAGAGAGGTCCCAGCGTTCCACAAGGGCTGGCCCAAAGTCTgactgtgctgctctgcctctgcagccgCCTCCTGCGAGGGACGCTGCTTTGAATCCTTCGAGAGGGGAAGGGAGTGTGACTGCGATGCCGACTGCGAGCGATACGGCAAATGCTGCCCCGACTACGCCAAGCACTGTAAAGAGGGTAAGACATTTCTCCATCACTGTTTTGTCAAAGATATTTGAAGAGAGGTGCTTTGCTTTACCATAAACAAAACTATGTGGGCTTCGGTAACAActggacaaaagaaaacagagcaaaaataacaaaatctaaTCTCACAAACAAATTGGCCAATTTCTCAAGCATGAGCACTTAGTGGAAACATACAGGTAGGTATCCTGGAAGCCATCACCAAGATGTGAATTCTGAGGGTAAAGCTGTATTTTACATTAGGCTCTTCTGGCACTAGCCATGTTCTTAACTATCAGAGCCCTTACTCAGAATATCACATGCAAGGACAAGGTCTGCACATCAGTAATTGAATTCAATGAGAGAAGGAATCAGAAcagttttgtttggaaaagaccGTTTGGGATCATTGTatccaaccattcccccagcaccgccaaggccaccactaaaacatgtccctaagtgccacattcCCACAGCTTTTTAATCCCTCtagggatggggactccacccctgccctgggcagcctggtaACCTAAACCACTCCTAGTGCTCCTGGGGGTCATTTACCCTTATCCTATCCCAtgttcctgggagcagagcccaacccctgctggctgccctctcttgtcagggagttgtgcagagccacaaggtcccccctgagctccttttctccaggctgagcccctttcccagctccctcagcctctcctggtgctccagccccttccccagctccgttcccttccctggacactcTCCAGCCCCATAAGGTCTGTCTGGCCACGAGGGCTCAGAACTGGACACTGGACACTCCAAgtccctcagcagtgccagcacagggcacagccctgggcctgtggccacaccagggctgggacagcccagagGCCACTACCTCCTGGTCCAGCTGGCTCACATTcagccactgtcaccagcacccccagggcctttTCCACTAGGCAGATGAATAAATGAATCGCAGTTACAGGCTGAGTTGATCTTATAGAAAAAAGGTTGGCGGTTCAACTTTATGAAAGGTTCAACTCCCTTAAAATCCCCACCCATCCAAAAGTGGGGAATGGCTACTCCGTGCTTTGCGATAGCAGTACCTGGACCTCCAGGATCACTTGCTGGGGGTCACCACAGTCACTGGCAGCATATTAGAGATGCACATCCTAGATTCTCCCCACCTCAAATCCAATGTGGGAAGAGCAACCCAACACAGAAACCCATCCtgtgaggcaggagggaggaattGGATGTTACATGTTCACActgcagcaagagaaaatttaagaaaacacacattttacCTTTAGGCTGCAAGTTTAATCCAGGGCAGAATCAAATTGACCTGCAGTCACCTCTTTTGTTCTGTCCTTTTCTGCAGAGCCTGGTGGGGTTTCAGCTGAGCACAAAGGCACAGATCTGGAGGTGCAGTCCCGCCCTCACATAGCTTTAAGGACACCAGCAAATGAACtctaaaaaacaacaacaaaatatgtATCATTTCATCATGTCCTTAATCTTTCTGATACCTAAAGacctaaattaatttctgtcaaCACACTTGATTAACGTGGTTTGACACCAGGTTGCTGCATCCACAGAGCATCCCACCTCCAAGGCAGCCAATTCCCAAAGCCTGCAGCATAACACACAACATAAGTCACAATTATCCTTTGGTTCTCTTCACCCAAGTGGTCCCCAAGTGCTGGGATAGTGGCTTGGCTTTGCCAGACAACTGCACAGTAATTTAGATTGAAACAGAGTTTCAGCATTTTTGACTGAATGTCTAGAGAAGTGTCTTGGATGCATATTGAGGTGAATTTGCTTCTTTTGAGGCTGCTTAATATTTCCCTCTTTCTGCTGCATTTATCACACCCAAACACTCACAAAGCACTGTTAAACCATTTCACTTCTTCAGTTACAATATGATGAAGAATCAATCAACCGTTCCTAATTGTAAAGAGTTTCTTCTGCATTGTACTAAACTTTggtatctttttattttttttgtcaaaaaatCCAGCAAACCATTGTACTCAGTATTTTACTATTTATACTATGTGTGAATAACTGGGAAATCTGTTAAAACCTCTTGGAATAAATCTGCTGTTTCAGCATcctctgaacattttttttctgtacagtaAATCCAAGTGTACAATGTATGTCCAGAGCTCACTGTTATCTTCCCTGTCCTCCAGaagctcttttttcccctgaatacATGTACACACATAACCAAAATGTTCCCCTCACCAACAACTGGCTTTCAAAGGGGTCATTCATCTTCAAAAACAACAATATCTCCCTCTTCCTCAATAAAGGTTTCAGGATATAGTGCAATACCAACCTTCCTTGCTTTGAGCACTAGCTTGCTGTGAAAGTAAATCTTTTGACACCATGGTCATCCCATGGAGACAAAAATCCCATTCCTTTTGTAAAAATTACACACACCTCTGGCAGTTATCAGCTTCTTTGGTTGGATCAAAGTAATCTGGCCAATTCACTGAGCTCCACCACATTTCCTTCACAACTCACAAGTTCCTTCTACAAGGCTATGCTAGTAGGTCATTTCCAACTGTACGATTTGAGCAACAAAATATTACCTGACTCTTACTGGATGCAACTGAAATTCCATTCACtcttcagagctggaaaatcTGAACACAACCTTCTATTTCTTCTAAAACTCAGCCTACTAGAAGTTAGCTTAATCCCCATGTTGTTTCCTTGGTCCATGACTGCTTTGTAGTTCCTGTCTCCTTCAAGgaaaccatttattttaaaatgcctctccAAAACAATCACTTGTGTAGAATTATCACATCTGAAAAACTGCAAGGAGATTATCAAAGTAAATTTTTGGCTAATGTGACAGCTCTCCTATTTCCACTAGAATTAGTTATCTGAAGTGAAAGTCAAGTAGTGAAAAGTCATCTgtagtgaaaaaaaccctacaaattTTCAGAACATAGAGCTGCACTCAGAATTCATCTATTTTCCCTCCTCAAAATTGCCATTAGCTTATAATGCCTCACCTCAACCTTCTGGGAAAAATATTGTTCCTATCTGTGACGAAACACTTCAGGATCCAAAGagtatttttgctctttttcacaCAGGTAATTATGTAAAGAATCCTGTAGATaaaaagaaacttcattttaaaaggaagatgGTCACTGAAATTTTGTTATCACTCTTATACAGTTGACACCAAGCACCTGTAAAGATAAAATAATCTGTTAATGGAGCACTTGTCTCTTTCAGCACCCACAGAAAAGCCAACCCCGGAGACTCCTCCACCTCCAGATAACAAATCAACATCTAAAAGGTCCTCCACGGATGAGGAAGAGTCACCAGAGGAAGCTGTGGAAGGTAGGCAAGGATATGGATGTTACCAGGATGGGTGGTACCTGAAGGAACATTAAAGACCATTTCCTGCTCTGGAAATAGAAAGCTGATCCTAGACATTACCAGACAGTTAGCAAGCTTGGAAGCACTTGGTGTGTAAACTGATTACCTCACTGAGCCCTCAGGACTTTGGAGAGTTCACTCAGCACAGATGGCACAGAGTGGTGATGACTCCTGTGTCCCTACTGGATTTTCACACACATCCTCCAAAACCAGGGTACAGACCATTGTCAGTCTTGGACAGCATCTATGtctggctggcagcacaggaaaatgTCCTAGCAGGTTCCTCTAGCTTTAATCAAGCCAGGCCTTAACACTGCTTCGGAGAATAcatgatttatttattctgaCTGGAAAATATGCTGCTTTCCTGTGTTCTTTGGTACTGTGTTCCAGCATTTGAAGTGAAAACTCAGGACACCAGTTTGAACTGGAAACACAATTGAAAAGACACTAGAAGTCAGTCAATATTTTAATCCTCCCCCTCTTTTTGTTTAGATTTGTTTTAGATTTGGAGTacttattttctgctgttcaaTTTCgtattacaaaaaaacccaaccaaccaaaaaaaccaaaccaaacaaacccaccaaaaaaaaatcccccactAACCAACAAGAACCCAAATAACCCAAAAACAATGTAGTGggttaaatgaaagaaaattaaggaaattcAAATAACCATTACCAGGATCCCAGCTGGACTGTTGTATTTCAGACATATGGGATGGGAGTGAAACCTATTCTGCAATACTTTTCTCATAGGAAACATGCAACATTTGTGAAAGCAGAACTAAACTGCAAAATCTCAGAGAGAGAACACTTAGGGAGAGATTGAAATGCAGAAGcatttactgtttttttttgctgaatatCAACAATTTGACTCAAATCaatgaaattataaatacaAGCAAAGAGAGCCTTAAATCCATACATCACAATGAGGAAAACAATCCAAGGAATAAAGgtacagcaggagctgtgcattCAGGagttattttcttcctgcttccctACCTCTCTCCTCCAATTCCAGGTTGTTGGTGCAGGCTAAGTTATAATGTAGGGCagtggaataaaacaaaataacactGAGAAGGGAACTGTTTTGTTAGAAGGACTATTTTATAAAGTGGCTTCCTTTCCgtgaaagcagcaggaaaccCCACGCAGCCTCATCCACAAGCACCAAACTAAACGCTGAATCTGAGGCAGTGCCAGGTTTGCCAAAAGGGATCACCTGAAACCGAGCCGAGCTGCTGCAAAGTGCCATGCAGACAAAAGGAGCTCCCATTTTACCTGGTCCAGGTTGGTCATTGGTTGGTTTGGCCATTCAAAAAAGGTCTTGCTATTCCAAAGGATGCACCTATTGCTAATGGGTGAAATACATTTATAGGCAATACTTAACTGCATGGCAATTCGAATGGCTGAACCgaatttgtatttgttttgtagATCCTGAAATCCAAGCGACCACCCCTGCTCCAACTACAGAAACTGCAGAGACAACCCCTGAGGCCACAGAGGAACCAGCGACCGAAGCTGACCCTCCAACTCCAGATACAACAGAAGATGTGACTCCTGATGCCACAGAGGAACCACAAACTGAATTAGACCCTACCGACATGCCCCTAACACAAGACCCAACGCCGGACACCACCGAGGAACCAGCAACTGACACTGAGCCTCCCACCACACCCACACCAGAGGAGACAAGCCCAGAGGAACCAACAACCCCTGCACCAGAGGAGACCACCCCTGAGGAGCCCACAACACCCACACCAGAGGAGACAAGCCCAGAGGAACCAACAACACCTGCACCAGAAGAGACAACCCCAGAGGAGCCCACAACACCTGCACCAGAGGAGCCCACAACCCCTGCACCAGAGGAGACAACCCCTGAGGAGCCCACAACCCCTGCACCAGAGGAGACCATAACACCTGCACCAGAGGAGACCACCCCTGAGGAGCCCACAACACCTGCACCAGAAGAGACAACCCCAGAGGAACCAACAACACCTGCACCAGAGGAGACAACCCCTGCACCAGAGGAGACAACCCCAGAGGAACCAACAACCCCTGCACCAGAGGAGACAACCCCAGAGGAGCCCACAACCCCTGCACCAGAGGAGACAACCCCAGGGGAGCCCACAACACCTGCACCAGAAGAGACAACCCCTGAGGAGCCCACAACACCTGCACCAGAAGAGACGACCCCAGAGGAACCAACAACCCCTGCACCAGAGGAGACAACCCCAGAGGAGCCCACAACCCCTGCACCAGAGGAGACAACTCCAGAGGAGCCCACAACACCTGCACCAGAAGAGACAACCCCAGAGGAGCCCACAACCCCTGCACCAGAGGAGCCCACAACACCTGCACCAGAGGAGACAACCCCAGAGGAGCCCACAACACCTGCACCGGAGGAGACAACCCCAGAGGAGCCCACAACCCCCACACCAGAGGAAACCACAACACCTGCACCAGAGGAGCCCACAACCCCTGCACCAGAGGAGACAACCCCAGAGGAGCCAACAACACCTGCACCAGAGGAGACAATCCCAGAGGAGCCCACCACCCCCAAACCTGAAGAGACAACCCCAGAGGAGCCCACCACTCCCAAACCTGAAGAGACAACCCCAGAGGAGCCCACCACTCCCAAACCTGAAGAGACAACCCCAGAGGAGCCAACAACTCCCAAACCTGAGGAGACAACCCCGGAGGAGCCCACCACTCCCAAACTTGAAGAGACAACTCCGGAGGAGCCCACAACTCCCAAACCTGAAGAGACAACCCCGGAGGAGCCAACAACTCCCAAACCTGAGGAGACAACCCCGGAGGAGCCAACAACTCCCAAACCTGAAGAGACAATCCCAGAGGAGCCCACCACTCCCAAACCTGAAGAGACAACCCCAGAGGAGCCAACAACTCCCAAACCTGAGGAGACAACCCCGGAGGAGCCAACAACTCCCAAACCTGAAGAGACAACCCCAGAGGAGCCAACAACTCCCAAACCTGAAGAGACAACCCCAGAGGAGCCAACAACTCCCAAACCTGAAGAGACAACTCCAGAGGAGCCCACCACCCCCAAACCTGAGGAGGCAACCCCGGAGGAGCCCACCACTCCCAAACCTGAAGAGACAACTCCGGAGGAGCCCACAACTCCCAAACCTGAAGGGACAACCCCAGAGGAGCCAACAACTCCCAAACCTGAAGAGACAACCCCAGAGGAGCCAACAACTCCCAAACCTGAAGAGACAACTCCAGAGGAGCCCACCACCCCCAAACCTGAAGAGACAACCCCAGAGGAGCCCACCACTCCGAAACTTGAAGAGACAACCCCAGAGGAGCCCACAACTCCCAAACCTGAAGAGACAACCCCAGAGGAGCCCACCACCCCCAAACCTGAAGAGACAACCCCGGAGGAGCCCACCACTCCCAAACCTGAAGAGACAACTCCAGAGGAGCCCACAACTCCCAAACCTGAAGAGACAACCCCAGAGGAGCCCACCACCCCCAAACCTGAAGAGACAACCCCAGAGGAGCCCACCACTCCGAAACTTGAAGAGACAACTCCAGAGGAGCCTACCACCCCCAAACCTGAAGAGACAACGCCAGAGGAGCCAACGACCGAAGCAGACTGTCCCACCACCCCCAAATCTGAAGAAACAATCCCAGATGAACCTACAACCCAGGCAGACTCTCCCACTTCCCCTAAGGCAGAGGATGATGACTCTCTgaccagccctgcagcccctgaggCTGACGGCGCTGCCAGtgaagccacagcttctccaggcaatGCTGCAACCACAACAGTTGGGAAGGACTCCTCCACACTTGAGGCAAGCACGATACTTTCAGATACCACAACGGAGAACAAAGAGACAACACCCAAGAAAGACAGAACTACTGTGCTTAAAGACATCTTCACAGCTGCAACTGGGAAAGACACAGTTATTGTAGCTTCTACAATTTCTACAGACACCAAGACTGCAtcaacagcagccacagctcccttGCCCAACCCCACTGTGCTGATAACAACCATTGAAGAAGATTCAACTCCTCAACCCAGTGAAGCTGtaacaccaaaagaaaaagagacaacTTCAGACACTGAGCAGGCTGGGCCAACAGCAGACAAAGAAAGCCCAGGTGCTGCTTGTGTTATTGTGGAGATGACAACAACTGGTAATAAAGAGGTAACAACCATCAAAGAAATGGATACCAcacctgaaaaagaaatggaagatgTCACTGAAAAGTCCCCTGGTATTGCTGAAGAAGAGGTAACTACAGTTACCAAAGAAACCACAACAAGGGATAAAAAGGACACAATAGAAGAAATGTATCTTGTGTCTAATGGGACATCCAAGCCAACAATTCATTTCCAGGAGATCACTGAGGCCGCAGAAGAGCCTCACCCAACTGAACCGGAAACTCTGCCAGAGAAAGAAGAGCCTGAGATAAATAAGCCTTTAATACAAGTTGGGGACCTGCCAATGTTCCCTGGAGAGACACAAGGTAAGTGCATTCCAGCAGGTATGAACGCATTAGTAACTCAAGGGAACATGGCAGTGTCCcatgggcagccacagcacccCAGGTGCCTGTGTCCTGAATATGGAACCTCAGTTCTCAGCTGTAGAGTTAATTAAATCCTCCAGGTAGTTTAGAACATGATCTAAATTAACTGGTTTCAGTAATAGGTCCTactgaaaattgtttttccctaagtttctcctcctcctctttgcGAATGTAGAAGatgcaaacagagaaaaagtcaagggaaaaagatgaaaaatttctaaatcccattaaaaaatTGCTATAAGTCAGGCTGCATAACCACCCTCCCTCATGGTACCTAACCTGGTGTTTTGTAGCCACCTACTAAAAACACTATATAAAAGAGACAAGAAGTCTtttgcttctgtgctttttgccacagccttttccatgccctctctttatttttatcagaCATAGCCTGCAGGTTTTTGGGCAGTTTTTCAGTCATATACTGAAAGATATTTTGGGGGGGAAGAATTAGGGGTTTAGAGGCAAAATTCTTGAATCTCAGTCTAAAAGAGATTCATATGTCCTTTAGATTTAACTGCATATATACATTTAAGTGAAagaaagtgtaatttttttatatatatatatatatatataaatataatttttttaaaagaaataacaagAGGGAAGAGAAGCCACTAAAGCAGCTTAAAGGAACAATAAAATCCTAGGGTATGCAGCAAGTCCATGAGGGATGTAGCTTACGAGTTGTTTGTAGGCGTTTTCCTGAATTACAGGTACTTAGGTGGCAATAAGCAGAGACACTCACACACGGTCACTCGGCACTGCTGGGGCCGAAGCACCAGAGCCGAACTTCCCGAGAACTCGCCCCCGATGAAGAATTAATCCCTGGCCCACCGGCGGGGCGGAGGGGGAAAGCCTAGGCCGTTCTTGTGGAACCTAAAACAAACCCAGCCGGCTGTGTTTTGCAGAGAGGAAGAACGACGAGAAGGACCTGTGCAGCGGCAAGCCAGCGGACGGCATGGTGGCCCTGCCCAATGGCACCCTGGCCGTCTTCCGAGGTGAGACTGCTGCGAACACCCTCCACCCGCCCCGGCATGGCCCCGTTCGgccttcccctgccccagccctcctcctcccccctcgCCTTTGCCGAGCCCAATCCTTCACCATCACCTCCCGCTGCTCCTTCACCTGCCCCGTcactcttctctttcctccttcacccgccccgctgccctcaCCCCTCACGGAACTCGCCGAGGCCCTGAGCCCGACCCCTCAGACCCCTCACGGGGAAGGCTCGGCCGCGCCCCCAGGGCAGGACGGCGatgtcccctcactgtccccgGGGCAGGACGGCaatgtcccctcactgtccccgGGGCAGGACGGCGATgtccccccgctgtccccagggcaggatgtGTTGTCCCCGGAGGAAGGACGGCGCTGTCCCTTCACTGCCCCCGGGGCAAGACGGCGATGTCCCTTCACTGTCCCCGGGGCAGGACGGCGATGTCCCCGGAGCAGGATgtgctgtcccctcactgtccccgGGCAGGACGGCGatgtcccctcactgtccccgGGGCAGGATgtgctgtcccctcactgtccccaggcaggaCGGCGATGTCCCCTCACTGTTCCCGGGGCAGGATgtgctgtcccctcactgtccccgGGGCAGGATGTgctgtcccctcgctgtccccggGGCAGGATgtgctgtcccctcactgtccccgGGGCAGGACGGCGCTGTCCCCTCACTGCTCCCGAGGCAGGACGGCGATgtccccccgctgtccccggggcAGGATgtgctgtcccctcactgtccccgGGCAGGACGGCAATGTCCCCTTACTGTCCCCGGGGCAGGATGTGCTGTCCCCGGCGCCCCTCACGCCTGTCACCCCCAGGTCACTATTACTGGCTGCTGAACGGCCGGACCCCGCCGACCACCAACCCCCGCCGCATCACCGACGGCTGGGGCATCCCCTCGCCCATCGACTCTGTCTTCTCCCGGTGCAACTGCGATGGGAAAACCTTCTTCATCAAGGTGGGAGCGGTCCCGGCGGGCAGGGGgggccaggctgagggagctgggaaaggggctcagcctggagaaaaggaggctcaggggggaccttgtggctctgcacagctccctgacaggaggggacagccaggggggtcgggctctgctcccagggaacagggtgAGAGGAAAGGGTCTCAGGTTGCActaggggaggtttagattggttactgggaaaaaaaaaaaattgcttaaacTTATTCCTCATATGTTTCCCcacctgaaataaaatgctaatAAAATGCCTCTGCCTCATTAAAGCTATTATTTCTCAATAAATCACTCAGTCTTGGAATTCAAGCTGCCTGCTATATCTGTGAAAATTTAGGAGACTTAGAAAGGAAACCCCTTTGTTCAGTAACCCCTCTTAAAAATTTGCTGCTAAGATACTCTAGCCCTACTCAAAGGTTAAAAGGCTGCAGGAGGTATTAATAATGTTGTAGTAGTTTTATCTACTACAGTAGTGAATCCAGTCAGATTTACAATGTAGCTGTCAATGATAGTGCTTATTTATGGATTATTCTTCATGTTTGTTTTACAGATTAATAACCAGAAATTAACTAATTAGCTTCCtctaaagctatttttttttccttaaatgctCAGGGTCCCCTGTACTGGCGCTTCACTAATGGTGTTATGGATGCAGGCTATCCCAAACCTCTTGCAACTGGATTTGCAGGGTTAAGTGGGAGAATAGTAGCAACCCTCCCTGTGGCAAGATACAACAACAGACCAGAATCTGTTTACTTTATCAAAAGAGGTATGTCTTGTATTCCTGAAGTTTAGGGAATATTAAAAGATGTTTGCATTGCCTTAGTCAGGAATAAAACACTGTTTCTCTTGGCCCAAGACCTATttctttcaaacacagaaacacaaatgaTGCCAGTGTTCCAGGTGCTGAAAAATAGCCTGAAGCCTTAAAAAATTTGTATTAGTAATTGGAGATCTTTCAGTGCATTTTAAACTAGGTCTGTAAGGGTGAGAATCCAGGAATCCAGCACCGTAGTGGCTAAACACTGAAGTAAGTTTTATCTGGTGGTCAAGCTGTTTAAGTCTCAAGTTAATTAGATAAGGGAAGGCTTTAATCTTTCTAGTTCATAACTGCATATGGAAATTTCCATCTCTGTTTCTGATTTcctattttaaagtaatttccttAGCTTCCATAAATGCTGTACTGCCACCATAAGAATGTTATTTGTTAGTGACTTCCTGCATGTGATAtgaaaataatgacattttcatACCTGATCAAGCTGGTCATTGGGTGTTTTGCAGGATGGGAGgggtgtgtttattttttttaactaacaAAACAAACGTGTGTTTTAGATGGGAACATGCAGCAGTACGTGTACAGACAAGAACCAGCCAAGAAGTGTCAAAGAAGGGCCCAGGTCACCATCAGATACCCAGCCTTTGTCCCCAGAGTTGTCATCCGGCGACGCTTCCAGCGTGCCGTGCGAATGCCGACCGTCATCCGCACCGTCAGGATCAACCCCCACTCCTCTGGTAATG encodes the following:
- the PRG4 gene encoding proteoglycan 4, with protein sequence MEHLSLSAPTEKPTPETPPPPDNKSTSKRSSTDEEESPEEAVEDPEIQATTPAPTTETAETTPEATEEPATEADPPTPDTTEDVTPDATEEPQTELDPTDMPLTQDPTPDTTEEPATDTEPPTTPTPEETSPEEPTTPAPEETTPEEPTTPTPEETSPEEPTTPAPEETTPEEPTTPAPEEPTTPAPEETTPEEPTTPAPEETITPAPEETTPEEPTTPAPEETTPEEPTTPAPEETTPAPEETTPEEPTTPAPEETTPEEPTTPAPEETTPGEPTTPAPEETTPEEPTTPAPEETTPEEPTTPAPEETTPEEPTTPAPEETTPEEPTTPAPEETTPEEPTTPAPEEPTTPAPEETTPEEPTTPAPEETTPEEPTTPTPEETTTPAPEEPTTPAPEETTPEEPTTPAPEETIPEEPTTPKPEETTPEEPTTPKPEETTPEEPTTPKPEETTPEEPTTPKPEETTPEEPTTPKLEETTPEEPTTPKPEETTPEEPTTPKPEETTPEEPTTPKPEETIPEEPTTPKPEETTPEEPTTPKPEETTPEEPTTPKPEETTPEEPTTPKPEETTPEEPTTPKPEETTPEEPTTPKPEEATPEEPTTPKPEETTPEEPTTPKPEGTTPEEPTTPKPEETTPEEPTTPKPEETTPEEPTTPKPEETTPEEPTTPKLEETTPEEPTTPKPEETTPEEPTTPKPEETTPEEPTTPKPEETTPEEPTTPKPEETTPEEPTTPKPEETTPEEPTTPKLEETTPEEPTTPKPEETTPEEPTTEADCPTTPKSEETIPDEPTTQADSPTSPKAEDDDSLTSPAAPEADGAASEATASPGNAATTTVGKDSSTLEASTILSDTTTENKETTPKKDRTTVLKDIFTAATGKDTVIVASTISTDTKTASTAATAPLPNPTVLITTIEEDSTPQPSEAVTPKEKETTSDTEQAGPTADKESPGAACVIVEMTTTGNKEVTTIKEMDTTPEKEMEDVTEKSPGIAEEEVTTVTKETTTRDKKDTIEEMYLVSNGTSKPTIHFQEITEAAEEPHPTEPETLPEKEEPEINKPLIQVGDLPMFPGETQERKNDEKDLCSGKPADGMVALPNGTLAVFRGHYYWLLNGRTPPTTNPRRITDGWGIPSPIDSVFSRCNCDGKTFFIKGPLYWRFTNGVMDAGYPKPLATGFAGLSGRIVATLPVARYNNRPESVYFIKRDGNMQQYVYRQEPAKKCQRRAQVTIRYPAFVPRVVIRRRFQRAVRMPTVIRTVRINPHSSGVLRKEIQMTTYWRGLPKVVHSTLSVPNQNKPDGYDYYAFSYNRYYSLDIGKRIARPVTAITGKTVSKDWYNCPSK